A window from Trichomycterus rosablanca isolate fTriRos1 chromosome 21, fTriRos1.hap1, whole genome shotgun sequence encodes these proteins:
- the cfap251 gene encoding cilia- and flagella-associated protein 251, producing the protein MAASEEAQTNRLTDKNEEFNQSVKEQSSADKHVNNGPQKSSEGSQTEEEGREMYEQTPEDSQVYRASSLPLIHSTENSVRPHPLNLNWAFGINSSLPVFSLLDQDRLAVLYCCSHVAVIYDHTSNSQQLLQGHCSSISCVCVSEDRRWLVTATKGHDSLVIIWDSYTGIPVHTIFECHSEDGVAALALSSDSKYLVTVGAGTVQRVCVWDWTNKTDGPECQVDISPELGCQNHIMFHPTDNSQLLSNSKSHVLFYSWDKGNINYSAPEISDRTFNKAVGSFSQSVFHFGGTQALSVTLAGKLVLWEVQKGPGACPPQSAKATKLIPLQTDGITVMCLCDSFIVTGDVRGRVTFYDENFRLVYCYSEFSSDPIVSISFSKEICSGISVENQEDRTLNAKSLVSRNFVISTASAAVIHVKAQGSVAQTLLKEHSESLSAVACHPKQPLVAMGSHSGILKIWDYERKVAVLSRIFHTEKRIQCITYDPQGFYLAVGFASGTVQVLDACTLQSEGEEDFHLSQDSITHLTFSHNSSYLATADTGKTVMVFYLCKEGSPHVWKYLGKHRSHYKSIQDLMFGVNLDTNEPRLLSLGMDRRLVEYDLQNSKNDELFILGSERIEQTAVPTCMAWYPPLTMEHFLITASDHYKMKLLNATTKMCRKTVLGPAYGSPVKKMLILPPSKDGDPNSHYMAYITQDKVGLQMFPLDGNPYKSSALICHSMGVSSFACSHDNRYIFTAGGEDRTVFSWEISLPALEAAAALGGKDPIPFYTLLEGGKEGELFRAIEDLFYYCQLRNQGIDSMETRRVSNRIPLSEVPDVIRALGFYPTEQELENMLNEVKFSRYAETGKYTTDVDLDEFIKLYVNHRPVFGITRKELYNVFQVLGTPDENGKLVIPREELPELLQSRGEPMTEEELAGCFMTLLGSSTDGGRSEVENSECKDSELPLESKLPPHITLDTLATEILGFSIGTEEHPPEPHLPSSMTS; encoded by the exons ATGGCAGCTTCAGAAGAAGCTCAGACTAACAGATTAACGGATAAAAACGAAGAATTTAATCAAAGTGTGAAAGAGCAAAGCTCAGcagataaacatgtaaataatgGACCGCAAAAATCCAGCGAAGGCAGCCAGACAGAGGAAGAAGGACGAGAAATGTACGAGCAAACCCCTGAAGACTCGCAGGTGTACAGAGCCTCCTCACTGCCCCTCATTCACAGTACAGAGAACAGTGTGAGACCTCATCCTCTG AATCTAAATTGGGCCTTTGGAATCAACAGCAGTCTTCCTGTGTTCAGCCTTCTGGATCAGGACAGACTCGCCGTGCTCTACTGTTGTTCCCATGTAGCTGTGATATATGACCATACGTCCAATTCTCAGCAGTTGTTGCAG GGTCACTGCAGCTCCATTTcctgtgtgtgcgtgagtgagGACAGACGTTGGCTTGTGACCGCTACTAAAGGCCACGACAGCCTTGTGATCATATGGGACTCGTACACAGG GATCCCCGTGCACACGATATTTGAATGCCATTCTGAGGATGGTGTAGCCGCTTTAGCCCTGTCCTCAGATTCGAAATATCTAGTGACTGTCGGAGCTGGAACTGTGCAG AGAGTTTGTGTCTGGGACTGGACTAACAAGACAGACGGACCAGAATGTCAGGTGGATATCAGCCCAGAGCTTGGTTGCCAG aaTCACATCATGTTCCACCCTACTGATAACTCTCAGCTCCTCAGTAACAGTAAAAGCCATGTTCTTTTCTACTCCTGG GATAAGGGAAATATTAATTATTCAGCCCCAGAAATATCAGACCGG ACCTTTAATAAAGCTGTGGGTTCCTTCAGCCAGTCAGTCTTTCATTTTGGAGGGACTCAGGCTCTCTCAGTTACGCTGGCAGGAAAGCTGGTCCTGTGGGAAGTGCAGAAAGGGCCTGGCGCATGCCCGCCGCAGTCAGCGAAAGCCACCAAACTCATTCCGCTGCAGACGGATGGAATTacagtgatgtgtttgtgtgacaG CTTTATTGTGACAGGGGACGTACGAGGACGTGTCACGTTCTACGACGAGAACTTCAGGCTCGTTTACTGCTACAGTGAATTCAGCTCGGACCCCATCgtctccatttctttctcaAAGGAAATTTGTTCTGGTATCAGTGTGGAAAATCAGGAAGACCGCACACTGAATGCCAAGTCATTAGTCAGTAG AAATTTTGTCATTTCTACTGCAAGCGCTGCTGTGATTCATGTGAAAGCACAAGGCTCTGTCGCCCAGACTCTACTGAAAGAACACTCTGAGTCACTGAGTGCAGTAGCTTGTCACCCCAAACAACCTTTAGTGGCCAtgggcagccacagtggcatcCTGAAGATCTGGGACTATGAGCGTAAAGTGGCCGTTCTTAGCAGAATATTCCATACGGAAAAACGGATCCAGTGCATCACCTATGATCCTCAAG gCTTTTACCTGGCTGTGGGTTTTGCCAGCGGGACAGTGCAGGTTCTGGATGCCTGCACTTTGCAGTCAGAAGGAGAGGAGGACTTTCACCTCAGTCAGGACAGCATCACCCATCTGACTTTCTCTCACAACTCCTCCTACCTGGCTACGGCG gACACCGGGAAGACTGTTATggtattttatttgtgtaaggAGGGCAGTCCACATGTGTGGAAATATCTTGGGAAGCACCGCTCACACTACAAGTCTATCCAGGACCTGATGTTTGGGGTGAACCTGGACACCAACGAGCCACGTCTGCTTTCCCTGGGCATGGATCGCAGACTA GTTGAATATGACCTGCAGAACAGCAAGAATGACGAGCTGTTCATCCTCGGCTCAGAACGCATCGAGCAGACCGCAGTACCAACCTGTATGGCCTGGTATCCTCCTCTAACCATGGAGCACTTTTTAATTACTGCTTCAGACCATTACAAGATGAAACTACTCAATGCCACCACCAAAATGTGCAG AAAAACTGTCCTCGGGCCTGCGTATGGTTCCCCTGTGAAAAAGATGCTAATCCTTCCACCCTCTAAAGATGGGGATCCTAATTCTCATTACATGGCTTACATAACACAGGACAAG GTTGGTCTTCAGATGTTTCCTCTTGATGGGAACCCATACAAGTCTTCAGCGCTGATCTGTCACTCTATGGGCGTCTCGAGTTTCGCTTGCTCTCATGATAACAGATACATTTTTACCGCTGGCGGAGAGGACAGGACCGTCTTTTCGTGGGAGATCAGCCTTCC TGCATTAGAGGCAGCCGCTGCTCTGGGAGGAAAAGACCCAATTCCCTTTTACACCCTTTTAGAAGGTGGAAAAGAAGGAGAGCTTTTTAGG GCAATCGAGGATTTATTTTACTACTGTCAGTTGCGCAATCAGGGCATTGACTCCATGGAAACCAGACGAGTGTCTAATCGCATCCCTCTCTCTGAAGTTCCCGATGTCATCAGGGCACTTGGATTTTATCCAACAGAACAAGAG cTGGAAAACATGCTGAACGAGGTCAAATTCAGTCGTTATGCAGAGACGGGAAAGTACACGACTGACGTCGACCTAGATGAGTTCATTAAGTTGTATGTCAACCATCGGCCAGTCTTCGGTATCACCAGGAAAGAGCTCTACAACGTCTTCCAGGTTCTGGGCACACCAGATGAAAACGGCAAACTGGTTATTCCCCGAGAAGAGCTGCCGGAGTTACTACAAAGCAGGG GTGAACCCATGACTGAGGAGGAGCTGGCGGGATGCTTCATGACATTGTTGGGCTCCAGCACAGATGGAGGAAGATCTGAAGTGGAGAACTCTGAGTGTAAAG ACTCTGAGCTACCGTTGGAAAGCAAGTTGCCTCCACACATCACCTTGGATACATTGGCCACAGAAATCCTAGGATTTTCCATAGGCACTGAGGAGCATCCACCAGAGCCGCACTTACCGTCCTCCATGACGTCTTAA
- the bcl7a gene encoding B-cell CLL/lymphoma 7 protein family member A isoform X2, translated as MSGRSVRAETRSRAKDDIKRVMAAIEKVRKWEKKWVTVGDTSLRIYKWVPVMEPKTDDKNKNKKKGKDDKYGSEVTTPENSSSPGMMDMHDDNSNQSSIADSSPLKQETSNNTSPTPEPAAQSDGGEAKSEQFPSKQLSSGQDSKTGQNHSSSESTTAKRESKSQGEQEHLTDTSKASQDMEDGAPSSKKGKLDSSEAN; from the exons ATGTCGGGCCGGTCGGTGCGCGCGGAGACCCGGAGCAGGGCCAAAGATGACATCAAGCGGGTCATGGCGGCTATTGAGAAAGTACGAAAATG GGAGAAGAAATGGGTGACGGTCGGCGACACGTCTTTGCGAATCTACAAATGGGTGCCTGTGATGGAACCCAAGACTGACGAC aagaacaaaaacaaaaagaaaggcAAGGACGATAAGTACGGCTCGGAAGTGACCACGCCGGAAAATAGTTCCTCACCTGGAATGATGGACATGCACG ATGACAACAGTAACCAGAGCTCCATCGCTGACTCGTCCCCCTTAAAGCAGGAGACCAGTAACAACACCAGTCCCACCCCTGAACCGGCAGCTCAGAGCGACGGCGGCGAGGCCAAGAGCGAGCAGTTTCCCAGCAAACAGCTTTCGTCCGGTCAGGACAGTAAGACGG GACAAAATCACTCCTCATCAGAGTCCACCACCGCCAAGAGGGAGAGCAAGTCACAGGGCGAGCAAGAACATCTTACAGACACCTCCAAAGCTTCTCAG GATATGGAAGATGGTGCTCCTTCTAGCAAGAAAGGCAAACTGGACTCTTCAGAAGCCAACTAA
- the bcl7a gene encoding B-cell CLL/lymphoma 7 protein family member A isoform X1, translating into MKPFFPPSLRACNAGRRGTANLVRKRAATRARKVSARALEEKKWVTVGDTSLRIYKWVPVMEPKTDDKNKNKKKGKDDKYGSEVTTPENSSSPGMMDMHDDNSNQSSIADSSPLKQETSNNTSPTPEPAAQSDGGEAKSEQFPSKQLSSGQDSKTGQNHSSSESTTAKRESKSQGEQEHLTDTSKASQDMEDGAPSSKKGKLDSSEAN; encoded by the exons ATGAAGCCGTTTTTTCCCCCCTCGCTTCGAGCCTGTAATGCCGGGCGCCGGGGAACCGCGAACCTGGTCAGAAAAAGAGCCGCGACTCGCGCTCGGAAAGTGTCCGCGCGCGCACTGGA GGAGAAGAAATGGGTGACGGTCGGCGACACGTCTTTGCGAATCTACAAATGGGTGCCTGTGATGGAACCCAAGACTGACGAC aagaacaaaaacaaaaagaaaggcAAGGACGATAAGTACGGCTCGGAAGTGACCACGCCGGAAAATAGTTCCTCACCTGGAATGATGGACATGCACG ATGACAACAGTAACCAGAGCTCCATCGCTGACTCGTCCCCCTTAAAGCAGGAGACCAGTAACAACACCAGTCCCACCCCTGAACCGGCAGCTCAGAGCGACGGCGGCGAGGCCAAGAGCGAGCAGTTTCCCAGCAAACAGCTTTCGTCCGGTCAGGACAGTAAGACGG GACAAAATCACTCCTCATCAGAGTCCACCACCGCCAAGAGGGAGAGCAAGTCACAGGGCGAGCAAGAACATCTTACAGACACCTCCAAAGCTTCTCAG GATATGGAAGATGGTGCTCCTTCTAGCAAGAAAGGCAAACTGGACTCTTCAGAAGCCAACTAA
- the alkbh2 gene encoding DNA oxidative demethylase ALKBH2, translating to MNKQVGVSEERLVCGRHPERTVAEEDEDTEDEEFSHPIPWRKIEGEGLDCDYGLLFSKEEADRLFLQLEQEVEYFTGEETKVQVFGKMHSVPRKQATYGDEGLTYSFSGVHLAARVWTPTLDYIRDAVTKATGQTFNFVLINRYKDGLDHIGEHRDDERELDPACPIASVSLGAARDFIFRHRDARGGANRRHVEPVKLELAHGSLLLMNPPTNTYWYHSLPVRKKVRTPRINLTFRRIVKVHRGGKQE from the exons ATGAACAAGCAAGTAGGTGTAAGTGAGGAACGCCTGGTGTGTGGAAGGCATCCAGAGAGAACTGTAGCCGAGGAGGATGAAGACACAGAGGACGAGGAGTTCTCTCATCCCATCCCATGGCGAAAGATCGAAGGAGAAGGGCTGGACTGTGATTACGGATTACTGTTCTCCAAGGAAGAAGCAGACAGGCTTTTCCTGCAACTAGAACAGGAGGTGGAATACTTCACAG GTGAAGAAACGAAGGTGCAGGTGTTCGGGAAGATGCACAGCGTTCCCAGAAAGCAGGCGACTTATGGGGATGAAGGATTGACCTACTCTTTTTCTGGAGTACACCTTGCAGCCAGAGTCTGGACTCCGACCCTGGACTATATTCGTGATGCAGTCACCAAGGCAACAGGGCAAACCTTCAACTTTGTCCTGATAAACAG GTATAAAGACGGCCTGGATCACATAGGGGAACACCGAGACGACGAGAGGGAATTGGACCCCGCTTGTCCCATTGCTTCCGTGTCGCTCGGAGCTGCACGCGACTTCATTTTCAGACACAGAGATGCCCGCGGAGGGGCAAACAGACGGCACGTCGAACCTGTGAAATTAGAACTGGCGCACGGAAGTCTCCTTCTCATGAACCCGCCCACCAACACGTACTGGTATCACAGCCTGCCAGTTCGGAAGAAGGTGAGGACGCCGCGCATCAATCTCACGTTCAGGCGAATCGTCAAGGTGCATCGAGGGGGGAAACAGGAGTGA
- the unga gene encoding uracil DNA glycosylase a: protein MIGQKSIKSFFSPKSKKRCVDEHVTEVDECDVKRLKKDPECVSLSPEQLDRIARNKAAALERLSSRTEPAGVGVSWRTALGAEFEKPYFKSLMNFVDEERRKHTVYPPPQQVLTWTQMCEIQDVKVVVLGQDPYHGPNQAHGLCFSVQRPVPPPPSLVNMYKELEADVEGFQHPGHGDLTGWAKQGVLLLNAVLTVRAHQANSHKDKGWEMFTDAVVNWLSTNLEGLVFMLWGAYAQKKGAAIDRKRHHVLQAVHPSPLSAHRGFFGCKHFSKTNELLKKSGKNPIDWKAL from the exons ATGATCGGCCAGAAAAGCATCAAGTCATTTTTCTCTCCGAAGAGCAAGAAGAGATGTGTGGATGAACACGTGACAGAGGTGGACGAATGTGAT GTCAAAAGACTAAAAAAGGATCCGGAGTGTGTGAGTCTGAGTCCCGAGCAGCTCGACCGGATCGCCAGGAACAAAGCGGCCGCGTTGGAGCGCCTGTCCTCCCGCACAGAGCCTGCAGGAGTCGGGGTGAGCTGGAGAACAGCGCTGGGGGCCGAGTTTGAAAAACCTTACTTTAAATCG CTGATGAACTTTGTTGATGAAGAGAGACGAAAGCACACGGTGTACCCGCCGCCTCAGCAGGTTCTCACCTGGACCCAGATGTGTGAGATTCAAGAT gTGAAGGTTGTGGTTCTCGGCCAGGATCCTTACCACGGCCCGAATCAGGCTCATGGCTTGTGTTTCAGCGTGCAGAGGCCTGTTCCTCCTCCTCCAAG CTTGGTGAACATGTATAAAGAACTGGAGGCCGATGTCGAAGGCTTTCAGCATCCTGGCCATGGGGATCTGACAGGATGGGCAAAACAAG GTGTTCTGTTGCTGAACGCAGTGCTGACTGTACGGGCGCATCAAGCCAACTCTCACAAAGACAAAGGATGGGAGATGTTCACAGACGCCGTGGTGAACTGGCTCAGCACGAACCTGGAGGGCCTGGTGTTCATGCTGTGGGGCGCGTATGCTCAGAAGAAGGGAGCCGCGATCGACAGA AAACGACACCATGTGCTTCAGGCGGTTCACCCTTCACCACTGTCTGCCCACCGTGGCTTCTTTGGATGCAAGCATTTCTCAAAGACCAATGAGCTGCTAAAGAAATCAGGGAAGAACCCCATAGACTGGAAGGCACTTTGA